Sequence from the Thermococcus sp. CX2 genome:
CGCGGGAATAACAATTCCATATATGAGCCTGTACTTCAAGCTCCGCTTCGGGACAACACTCGCATCAATAAGTGGGGTGTTCTTCATCCAGCAGCTCACCATGAGCCTTGGCTCCTTCGGACTGCCGAAACTCGTTGAAAGGATAGGTCCGGTAAAGGTCATAAGCCTCTTTCAAAGCACGGCAGCCTTTCTGTTCGTTATATTCCCTTCAATAGAGACGTTCCTCCTGGCGGCGTCACTCTACATCCTCCGTTCTATACTGATGAACATAGTCTGGCCGATAAACGACTCCTTCATGATGGGCTTTTTCAACACCGAAGAAAAAGCCACCGCTGCGGGCATAAGGAGGGCTTTCTCCACGTTCATGAGAGGAGGTGGGAATTACTTAGGAGGCATTTTATTCGGCATGTCGTTAAGCTATCCGTTCTACGCTACAGCTTTCCTGTACATCGTTGCAACGGCAATCTTCTACTCATTCTTCATCAAGCACAATAAGTAGAAAGCTCAGCGGGAGAGTTCTATACCCCTTTCGAGGGCCTTGAAGTTTATCTCCCAGAGCTTCTCCCTGAGGGTCTCCCTTATTCCGTCCATGATGCTCTCCTTCTTGAGGGGAATCAGGCCCTTTCCGTAAGCATAGCCGAGCATTAGGACGCCAAGGGTTCTCGGGTTGATTTTGTCAGCTTCCTCCTGAAAGTTCCTCACGTCTACTGGGCATACCCTTCTTAGGGCAGCCTCTATCTCCTCAAGGGAGGGATACTCCTCCTTGCCTACGAGGGTTGTCGCGGTGTGAATCGGGTAGGCGTTGATTATCGCGTAGCTCTCTTTACCGAGGAAGCGGGCGTTCCTCAAAGCTTCGGCCGGCTCAAGGGCGAGCATGAGGTTGGCATTCC
This genomic interval carries:
- a CDS encoding indolepyruvate oxidoreductase subunit beta, with protein sequence MEFNLIITGVGGQGGLTLSRIIGNAAMKEGYNVRIGETLGMSQRYGSVLSYLRFGEEVYSPLIEEGNANLMLALEPAEALRNARFLGKESYAIINAYPIHTATTLVGKEEYPSLEEIEAALRRVCPVDVRNFQEEADKINPRTLGVLMLGYAYGKGLIPLKKESIMDGIRETLREKLWEINFKALERGIELSR